From a single Fusobacterium pseudoperiodonticum genomic region:
- a CDS encoding oxaloacetate decarboxylase subunit alpha produces MDKIKIMETCLRDGHQSLMATRMTTAEMLPIIEKLDSVGYHSLEMWGGATFDAALRFLNEDPWERLREIKKRAKNTKLQMLLRGQNLLGYRNYPDDIVERFVKKSIQNGIDIVRIFDALNDVRNLKTACEATKKYGGHAQLAMSYTISPVHTIEYYKNLALEMQEIGADSIAIKDMSGILLPEVAYELVKTLKSVLRVPVEVHTHATAGLASMTYLRAIEAGADIVDTAISPLSGGTSQPATESLVRTLQGTERETGFDLNLLKEIAEYFKPIRAKYLQEGILNPQALMTEPSIVEYQLPGGMLSNFLSQLKMQKAEHKYEDVLREIPRVRADLGYPPLVTPLSQMVGTQAIFNILTGQRYKLIPNEIKNYVRGLYGKSPVPITDEIKKTIIGTEEVFTGRPADKLAPEYDKLVEESREFARSEEDVLSYALFPQVAKDFLIKKYENE; encoded by the coding sequence ATGGACAAGATTAAAATTATGGAAACATGCCTAAGAGATGGACATCAATCACTTATGGCAACACGTATGACAACAGCTGAAATGTTACCAATAATTGAAAAATTAGATAGTGTTGGTTATCATTCATTAGAAATGTGGGGAGGAGCAACTTTTGATGCTGCCCTAAGATTTTTAAATGAAGATCCTTGGGAAAGACTGAGAGAGATCAAAAAGAGAGCTAAAAACACTAAACTTCAAATGTTATTAAGAGGTCAAAACCTATTAGGTTACCGTAACTATCCTGATGACATTGTTGAAAGATTTGTTAAAAAATCTATACAAAATGGTATTGACATAGTTCGTATATTCGATGCTTTAAATGATGTACGTAACTTAAAGACAGCTTGTGAAGCTACAAAAAAATATGGTGGACATGCACAACTTGCTATGAGTTATACTATAAGTCCTGTTCATACTATAGAATATTATAAAAATCTAGCTTTAGAAATGCAAGAAATAGGTGCAGACTCTATAGCTATAAAAGATATGTCTGGAATCTTATTACCAGAAGTTGCTTATGAATTAGTTAAAACTTTAAAATCTGTTTTAAGAGTACCTGTAGAAGTTCATACTCATGCAACAGCAGGACTTGCAAGCATGACTTACCTTAGAGCTATTGAAGCTGGAGCAGACATAGTAGACACTGCTATATCTCCACTATCAGGAGGAACTTCTCAACCAGCTACAGAAAGCCTTGTTAGAACTTTACAAGGAACTGAAAGAGAAACAGGATTTGATTTAAATCTATTAAAAGAAATAGCAGAATATTTTAAACCTATAAGAGCTAAATACTTACAAGAAGGAATATTAAATCCTCAAGCTCTTATGACTGAACCAAGCATAGTTGAGTATCAATTACCAGGAGGAATGTTATCTAACTTCCTATCTCAACTAAAAATGCAAAAAGCAGAACATAAATATGAAGACGTTTTAAGAGAAATCCCAAGAGTAAGAGCAGATTTAGGATATCCACCTCTAGTTACTCCTTTAAGCCAAATGGTTGGGACTCAAGCTATATTCAACATCTTAACTGGACAAAGATATAAATTAATACCTAATGAAATAAAGAACTATGTAAGAGGTCTTTATGGTAAGAGTCCAGTACCTATAACAGATGAAATTAAGAAAACTATTATAGGAACAGAAGAAGTATTTACAGGAAGACCAGCTGATAAATTAGCACCTGAATATGATAAGTTAGTTGAAGAAAGTAGAGAATTTGCAAGAAGCGAAGAAGATGTATTATCTTATGCTCTTTTCCCTCAAGTTGCAAAGGATTTCTTAATAAAAAAATATGAAAATGAATAA
- the citG gene encoding triphosphoribosyl-dephospho-CoA synthase CitG yields the protein MKMNNKNIATLATKALLYEVSISPKAGLVSRLSNGSHKDMNFYTFIDSSLALHNYFLNCFDYGQEKLFSCPNFFKDLREVGKVAEKEMYEATKGINTHKGTIFSMGILLAVLGVHLKENKEINLKVLSEKIKEMCKPLLNELEDADNISTYGEKAYKEYHFTGARGLAISGYEIVLLDGINKLKDFCKTLDFETACILLLFYYMSVLDDTNIVNRASITTLKEVQILSKELFEQHRKTLVKENIKNSMSKLNDIFIEKNISAGGSADLLILTIFIHLLTDEE from the coding sequence ATGAAAATGAATAATAAAAATATTGCTACTTTGGCAACAAAAGCTCTATTATATGAGGTTAGTATAAGCCCAAAAGCAGGACTTGTTAGTCGTCTTAGTAATGGTTCGCATAAAGACATGAATTTCTATACATTTATTGATTCAAGTTTGGCACTACATAACTATTTCTTGAATTGCTTTGATTACGGACAAGAGAAACTTTTTTCTTGTCCTAATTTTTTTAAAGACTTAAGAGAAGTTGGGAAAGTAGCAGAAAAAGAAATGTATGAAGCTACAAAGGGTATCAACACTCATAAGGGAACTATTTTTTCTATGGGGATTTTACTTGCTGTTTTAGGTGTGCATTTAAAAGAAAATAAAGAGATTAACCTAAAAGTTTTAAGTGAAAAAATAAAAGAGATGTGTAAGCCACTTTTAAATGAGTTGGAAGATGCAGATAATATTTCTACCTATGGAGAAAAGGCATACAAGGAATATCATTTTACAGGTGCAAGAGGACTTGCTATTTCTGGCTATGAAATAGTTTTGCTAGATGGTATCAATAAGTTAAAAGATTTTTGTAAGACTTTAGATTTTGAAACAGCTTGTATACTTTTGTTATTTTACTATATGTCTGTTTTAGATGACACAAATATAGTAAATAGAGCAAGTATTACAACACTTAAAGAAGTTCAAATCCTATCTAAGGAGCTTTTTGAACAACATAGAAAAACATTAGTAAAAGAAAATATTAAAAACTCTATGTCAAAATTAAATGATATTTTCATAGAAAAAAATATAAGTGCTGGTGGCAGTGCAGACTTATTAATTTTGACAATTTTTATACATTTATTAACAGATGAAGAGTAA
- the citD gene encoding citrate lyase acyl carrier protein, translating to MVLKTVGIAGTLESSDAMITVEPANEGGIVIDVSSSVKRQFGRQITETVLNTIKELGVENASVKVVDKGALNYALIARTKAAVYRAAESKEYKF from the coding sequence ATGGTTTTAAAAACTGTTGGTATTGCTGGAACGTTAGAATCAAGTGATGCTATGATAACTGTTGAACCTGCCAATGAAGGTGGGATTGTTATTGATGTTTCAAGCTCAGTAAAAAGACAATTTGGTAGACAAATTACAGAAACTGTGCTTAACACTATAAAGGAATTAGGAGTTGAAAATGCTTCTGTTAAAGTTGTGGATAAGGGTGCATTAAATTATGCTCTTATAGCAAGAACTAAGGCTGCAGTATACAGAGCTGCTGAATCTAAAGAATATAAATTTTAG
- the citE gene encoding citrate (pro-3S)-lyase subunit beta, with product MAIRDRLRRTMMFLPGNNPSMITDAHIYKPDSIMIDLEDAVSVNQKDAARFLVSEALKAIDYKTTERVVRVNGLDTPFGADDIRAIVKAGVDVIRLPKTDNPDEIVAVDKLITEVEREIGREGETLLMAAIESAAGIMNVKEIALASKRLMGIALGAEDYVTNLKTSRSKHGWELYYAREAIVLAARNAGIYCFDTVYSDVNNIEGFRDEVQFIKDLGFDGKSCIHPKQVRIVHEIYTPSQKEIEKSIRIINGAKEAEAKGSGVISVDGKMVDNPIIMRAQRVLDLAKASGIYKED from the coding sequence ATGGCAATTAGAGATAGATTAAGAAGAACAATGATGTTTCTACCTGGAAACAATCCGTCAATGATTACAGATGCTCATATCTATAAACCAGACTCTATAATGATTGACTTAGAAGATGCAGTAAGTGTAAACCAAAAAGATGCTGCTAGATTTTTAGTTTCTGAAGCATTAAAAGCTATAGATTACAAAACAACTGAAAGAGTTGTAAGAGTAAATGGATTGGATACTCCATTTGGAGCAGATGACATAAGAGCAATTGTAAAAGCTGGAGTAGATGTAATAAGACTTCCTAAGACTGATAATCCAGATGAAATAGTTGCTGTGGATAAACTTATCACAGAAGTTGAAAGAGAAATTGGTAGAGAAGGAGAAACTTTACTAATGGCAGCTATTGAAAGTGCTGCAGGAATTATGAATGTTAAAGAAATAGCTCTTGCAAGTAAAAGACTTATGGGAATAGCTCTAGGAGCAGAAGACTATGTTACTAACTTAAAGACTTCTAGAAGTAAACATGGTTGGGAACTATACTATGCAAGAGAAGCGATAGTTCTTGCTGCAAGAAATGCAGGAATCTATTGCTTTGATACTGTTTATTCAGATGTTAATAACATAGAAGGTTTTAGAGATGAAGTACAATTCATTAAAGATTTAGGATTTGATGGAAAATCTTGCATACATCCTAAGCAAGTTAGAATAGTACATGAAATTTATACACCTAGCCAAAAAGAAATTGAAAAATCAATCAGAATTATAAATGGAGCAAAAGAAGCTGAAGCTAAGGGTTCAGGAGTTATATCTGTTGATGGTAAAATGGTTGATAATCCAATTATTATGAGAGCTCAAAGAGTGCTAGACTTAGCAAAAGCTAGTGGGATTTATAAGGAGGACTAA
- the citF gene encoding citrate lyase subunit alpha translates to MKFNKNAVGREIPEYLEGIGELVPFKGVDAIKPTKSKAGAKLRMRIQDEKKLVASIEEAIKKSGLKDGMTISFHHHMRNGDTVVNRVLDIISKMGIKDLTLAPSSLSPCHAPVVDHIKSGVVTGIQSSGLREPLGDEISKGILKKPVIIRSHGGRARAIEDGELHIDVAFIAAPSCDEMGNMNGRTGKSACGSMGYAIVDAQYADYVIAITDNLVPFPNSPASIDQTLVDAVVVVDEIGDPKKIVSGAIRFSDNPRDLLIAQNAVKVIINSGYFKDGFVYQTGAAGASLAVTSLLREEMIKQNIKASLGLGGITSQLVGLLEEGLMSALYDTQCFDLDAVRSIKENERHIEITASQYANPNTSGPAVNDLTFVMLGALEIDKDFNVNVMTKSDGTINQAVGGHQDTAAGAKISVILAPLMRARIPIIVDKVTTVCTPGEAVDVICTDYGIVVNPRRKDLIETLTKAGVELKTIEEMKEMAEQLTGKPDPVEFTDEIVGVVEYRDGSIIDVIKKVKE, encoded by the coding sequence ATGAAATTTAATAAAAATGCAGTTGGTAGAGAAATTCCTGAATACTTAGAAGGAATTGGAGAATTAGTTCCTTTTAAAGGTGTTGACGCAATAAAACCAACTAAAAGTAAAGCTGGAGCAAAATTAAGAATGAGAATTCAAGATGAAAAGAAACTTGTTGCCAGCATAGAAGAAGCAATTAAAAAATCAGGATTAAAAGATGGAATGACTATATCTTTCCACCACCATATGAGAAATGGAGACACAGTAGTTAATAGAGTTCTAGATATAATCTCTAAAATGGGAATTAAAGATTTAACTTTAGCTCCAAGTTCATTATCACCTTGTCATGCTCCTGTTGTTGACCACATAAAGAGTGGAGTTGTTACAGGAATCCAATCAAGTGGACTTCGTGAACCTTTAGGAGATGAAATTTCAAAAGGTATACTTAAGAAACCTGTTATCATAAGAAGCCATGGTGGAAGAGCAAGAGCTATTGAAGATGGAGAATTACATATAGATGTAGCTTTTATTGCAGCACCTAGTTGTGATGAAATGGGAAATATGAATGGTAGAACTGGTAAAAGTGCTTGTGGATCTATGGGATATGCAATAGTTGACGCTCAATATGCTGATTATGTTATAGCTATCACAGATAATTTAGTTCCTTTCCCTAATTCGCCAGCAAGTATAGACCAAACTTTAGTAGATGCTGTGGTTGTTGTTGATGAAATTGGAGATCCTAAAAAAATAGTTTCAGGAGCCATAAGATTTTCTGATAACCCAAGAGATTTATTAATAGCTCAAAATGCAGTTAAAGTTATTATAAACTCTGGATACTTTAAAGATGGATTTGTTTATCAAACAGGAGCTGCAGGAGCAAGTTTAGCAGTTACAAGTCTTTTAAGAGAAGAAATGATAAAGCAAAACATAAAGGCTTCTTTAGGACTAGGAGGAATAACTTCTCAATTAGTTGGACTTCTTGAAGAAGGACTTATGAGTGCACTATATGATACTCAATGTTTCGACTTAGATGCAGTAAGATCTATAAAAGAAAATGAAAGACATATTGAAATTACAGCTTCTCAATATGCTAATCCTAATACTTCAGGACCTGCTGTAAATGATTTAACTTTTGTAATGTTAGGAGCATTAGAAATAGATAAAGACTTCAATGTAAACGTTATGACTAAGTCAGACGGTACTATAAACCAAGCAGTTGGAGGACACCAAGATACAGCTGCAGGAGCAAAAATTAGTGTAATATTAGCACCTCTTATGAGAGCAAGAATCCCTATAATAGTAGATAAGGTTACAACTGTATGTACTCCAGGAGAAGCAGTAGATGTTATTTGTACTGACTATGGAATAGTAGTAAATCCTAGAAGAAAAGATTTGATAGAAACTTTAACAAAAGCTGGGGTTGAATTAAAAACTATTGAAGAAATGAAAGAAATGGCAGAACAATTAACTGGTAAACCTGATCCTGTTGAATTCACTGATGAAATTGTTGGTGTAGTTGAATATAGAGATGGTTCTATCATAGATGTTATCAAAAAAGTAAAAGAATAA
- a CDS encoding DUF2247 family protein, protein MITLEDFKNNNLKINWKVIDIGCLGSEIFKNELSYDDILNFSLEKFDEKNKLILRIVGSDRDEYQEIGYLVQELANMEKSEYKLAFEKWKLVYIKKNFPKLNKNVIQGLIELNDLWVKLDFPEDSPYILQGVKNNISPQEYYTEENYIYLYNRHLDWIRDKSDYLNGK, encoded by the coding sequence ATGATAACTTTAGAAGATTTTAAAAATAATAATTTAAAAATTAACTGGAAAGTAATTGATATTGGATGTTTAGGAAGTGAAATATTTAAAAACGAATTAAGCTATGATGATATACTGAATTTTTCATTAGAAAAATTTGATGAAAAAAATAAATTAATTTTAAGAATAGTAGGAAGTGATAGAGATGAATACCAAGAAATAGGGTATCTAGTCCAAGAACTTGCTAATATGGAAAAATCTGAATATAAATTAGCATTTGAAAAATGGAAATTAGTATATATAAAGAAAAATTTTCCAAAATTAAATAAAAATGTCATACAAGGGCTTATAGAATTAAATGATCTTTGGGTTAAATTGGATTTTCCAGAAGATAGTCCCTATATTCTTCAAGGAGTAAAAAATAATATTTCTCCACAAGAATATTATACTGAAGAAAATTATATATATTTGTATAACAGACATTTAGATTGGATTAGAGATAAAAGTGATTATCTAAATGGAAAGTAA
- a CDS encoding DUF1871 family protein — MLNNKEKLIELIELIEFGDEIKEIINLWDPMGLMDFCPEDEYETEVKGIRNLVVNNRNIDKKTLAQEIKNIFEYYFSNEYKSKQEIEEDIASKIIEKSKEYKLNFILPNYYDTKKIIFKNQKEVDIYINLCIKINKIINLWDPLKIMDISFSNEYSYETNRIIEELSKNISSQDLAKKINKIFKNTYNELYEIEKNEEIKIARKILKAYNIEERRGI; from the coding sequence ATGTTAAATAATAAAGAAAAACTGATAGAGTTAATAGAATTGATAGAATTTGGAGATGAAATAAAAGAAATTATAAATTTATGGGATCCAATGGGGCTAATGGACTTTTGTCCAGAAGATGAATATGAAACAGAAGTAAAAGGAATAAGAAATTTAGTAGTAAATAATAGAAATATAGATAAAAAAACATTAGCTCAAGAGATAAAAAATATATTTGAATATTATTTCTCAAATGAATATAAGTCAAAACAAGAGATTGAAGAGGATATAGCGAGTAAGATTATAGAGAAAAGTAAAGAGTATAAATTAAATTTTATTCTACCTAATTATTATGATACTAAAAAAATTATTTTCAAAAATCAAAAAGAAGTAGATATTTATATTAATTTATGTATAAAAATTAATAAAATTATAAATCTATGGGATCCTTTAAAAATAATGGATATTTCTTTTAGCAATGAATATTCTTATGAAACAAATAGAATTATAGAGGAATTATCAAAAAATATATCTTCTCAAGATTTAGCTAAAAAAATAAATAAAATTTTTAAAAACACATATAATGAGTTATATGAAATAGAAAAAAATGAAGAAATTAAAATAGCTAGAAAAATTCTTAAAGCATACAACATAGAAGAAAGAAGAGGTATATGA
- a CDS encoding organic solvent tolerance protein codes for MKIKIIKREKYLRIEKILKKEFIIRTLIFFLIVLYFFINSFIKYGILTVVMSIFCFPVIFLFYLRFILKCSYEILIIKKDMISSYISKNYCINKSKFKNLNKKFEISNLEKIYFKEYPIWAIVRGVKYEENPYFKLHFKLKDGEQFDFGLILNNNEAKEILREVKEFLNINKLT; via the coding sequence ATGAAGATAAAGATAATAAAAAGAGAAAAATATTTAAGAATAGAAAAAATATTAAAAAAAGAATTTATCATAAGAACACTAATATTTTTTTTAATAGTTTTGTATTTTTTTATAAATTCATTTATAAAATATGGAATATTAACAGTGGTAATGTCGATATTTTGTTTTCCAGTTATATTTTTATTTTATTTAAGATTTATATTAAAATGTAGCTATGAAATTTTAATAATAAAAAAAGATATGATAAGCTCTTATATTTCTAAAAATTATTGTATAAATAAATCTAAATTTAAAAATCTAAATAAAAAATTTGAAATTTCTAATTTAGAAAAAATATATTTTAAAGAATATCCTATATGGGCTATAGTGAGGGGAGTTAAATATGAAGAAAATCCATATTTTAAACTTCATTTTAAATTAAAAGATGGAGAGCAATTTGATTTTGGTTTAATTCTAAATAATAATGAAGCAAAAGAAATATTAAGAGAAGTGAAAGAATTTTTAAATATAAATAAGCTCACATAG